A genomic window from Lotus japonicus ecotype B-129 chromosome 1, LjGifu_v1.2 includes:
- the LOC130713743 gene encoding zinc finger protein ZAT9-like gives MDGDHHQNQDDDKSQGSAMTSEDEIEFKTKNSTGNDSKGCDIEGSSSGEKLAPSKNHKCEICGKCFGSGKALGGHKRSHLQALKKEGRSSKKGNCSSTSKICYVCEKGFPSKKSLHGHMRSHPDRKWRGVLPPDHPALAQGSCFPNSESEDDDDGSDDGDDIGSRDLPQEWGGYHKGKINESGSSNEEVHNAASILMQMSQDKWPQSSQHVKLENGGQYHKGKISGHYYVQNGEKTSSESGDETDSEEEDEEDAYFTKVRYMNAALKGKKGTNGGRDLEETVVVVKESNKRRKLVVRIKLPNSESKAENSRRAVKDEYQCDICEKSFSTPQALGGHKSSHYKEKNNRPSSHGAGESSQAVVAREERGRVLRDFDLNHTPNVKQEDEI, from the exons ATGGATGGTGATCATCACCAAAATCAG GATGATGATAAATCACAAGGGTCAGCTATGACCTCAGAGGATGAGATAGAGTTTAAGACTAAAAATTCAACTGGTAATGATTCAAAGGGTTGTGATATTGAAGGGTCATCATCAGGTGAGAAACTAGCTCCATCAAAAAATCACAAGTGTGAGATTTGTGGAAAGTGTTTCGGTTCTGGCAAGGCATTAGGAGGCCACAAAAGATCACACCTTCAAGCTCTAAAAAAAGAAGGTAGGTCCAGTAAGAAGGGTAATTGCTCATCAACATCAAAAATTTGTTATGTTTGCGAAAAGGGTTTCCCATCCAAGAAGTCCTTGCATGGCCACATGAGGTCCCACCCTGATAGGAAATGGAGGGGTGTTCTCCCTCCCGATCATCCCGCCCTGGCGCAAGGCTCTTGCTTCCCCAACTCAGAgtcagaagatgatgatgatggcagtgatgatggtgatgacatTGGATCAAGAGATTTGCCACAAGAGTGGGGTGGGTATCACAAAGGGAAGATCAATGAAAGTGGTTCTAGCAATGAGGAGGTTCATAATGCTGCTAGTATACTCATGCAAATGTCTCAGGATAAATGGCCTCAATCATCACAACATGTCAAGCTCGAGAATGGTGGTCAATATCACAAAGGGAAGATAAGTGGTCATTATTATGTGCAGAATGGAGAAAAGACATCTTCTGAATCTGGGGATGAGACGGATAGCGAGGAGGAAGACGAGGAAGATGCTTATTTCACTAAAGTGAGGTATATGAATGCAGCATTGAAGGGTAAGAAAG GTACTAATGGAGGGCGAGATCTTGAGgagacggtggtggtggtgaaggagAGTAACAAAAGAAGGAAGTTGGTGGTGAGAATCAAGCTTCCAAATTCAGAATCTAAAGCTGAAAACTCGCGGCGGGCGGTGAAAGACGAGTACCAATGTGACATTTGTGAAAAATCTTTCTCAACACCTCAAGCCTTGGGAGGGCACAAATCAAGCCACTATAAAGAGAAGAACAATAGGCCTTCTTCACATGGAGCTGGGGAATCAAGTCAAGCTGTAGTTGcaagagaagaaagaggaagagTTTTAAGGGATTTTGATCTCAACCATACACCAAATGTTAAGCAAGAGGATGAAATTTAA
- the LOC130733342 gene encoding uncharacterized protein LOC130733342 — protein sequence MNSQNHEASKNPRLSGRSSTSCPSPSLSCKTCGCGKEVILYRSNSKNNPGKLFWRCPDWKEKGTCGFFEWDKGVAAEDGMQGSSNLNEDINDIMEKRIASLREDVKEIVHRAIIKLCEDMNEKDNKIEMMKMKLETEGLKINVLLFFLGITLAVAVSKFF from the exons ATGAATTCTCAGAACCACGAAGCATCGAAGAACCCAAGGCTCAGTGGTCGTTCATCCACATCTTGTCCTTCACCCTCACTTTCATGCAAGACCTGTGGCTGTGGGAAAGAGGTAATTCTCTACCGATCCAATTCCAAGAATAACCCAGGAAAGCTATTTTGGAGGTGCCCTGATTGGAAG GAGAAAGGGACTTGTGGTTTTTTCGAATGGGATAAAGGTGTTGCTGCTGAAGATGGTATGCAGGGTTCTTCAAATCTGAATGAAGACATAAATGACATTATGGAAAAAAGGATTGCTAGTTTGAGGGAAGATGTTAAGGAAATAGTGCACAGGGCAATTATTAAGTTATGTGAAGACATGAATGAGAAGGACAACAAAattgagatgatgaagatgaagctggAAACAGAGGGATTGAAGATTAATGTGCTCTTGTTCTTTTTAGGCATTACTTTGGCTGTAGCAGTGTCAAAGTTTTTCTAG
- the LOC130731565 gene encoding uncharacterized protein LOC130731565, translating to MVAQSVIVIQDASSREVNTRVFHWALRGLSLKSGDKVTLVAVLHQVISPLGYKVSVDSRLTFGANQKIIKAEAARKKQDYQKNEELAQIHKLYRSMKVNFVIELAMGSSPKSVAIKSATNLKATWMILDRKMKNDEEYFLKKLSCGLSRIKSSNTIVHLREPLDLPQQTRTDSSSQIYADSIPLPDFSSELDHCSIDTFFNSQVKSYRMNQEQGQRLKSPHDEAGYLALGSNQTGDMNPDKLNMDKLKRESSSTEVYQKTERYLHSGGARNFYLGGAEEYTACQQLFDLSTFHKRKAYPCNCKGNQIQGLENFCIKLGP from the exons ATGGTAGCACAGAGTGTGATAGTGATCCAGGATGCATCATCTAGAGAAGTCAATACTAGAGTTTTTCATTGGGCTCTGAGGGGCTTATCACTCAAGTCAGGAGATAAGGTGACCCTTGTTGCAGTTCTGCATCAAGTTATCAGTCCTT TGGGATACAAAGTTAGTGTGGATAGCAGGTTAACATTTGGAGCAAACCAGAAGATTATTAAGGCAGAAGCTGCAAGGAAGAAACAAGACTATCAGAAAAATGAGGAGCTTGCTCAGATTCATAAACTATATCGATCAATGAAG GTTAATTTTGTTATAGAATTAGCTATGGGATCTTCACCTAAGTCGGTTGCAATTAAATCGGCCACAAATCTAAAAGCCACTTGGATGATACTAGACAG GAAAATGAAGAATGATGAGGAGTATTTCCTTAAGAAGCTTTCATGTGGCCTATCAAGAATAAAGAGTTCCAATACAATTGTACATTTAAGAGAACCACTAGATCTCCCACAACAAACAAGAACAGACAGCAGCTCCCAAATATATGCTGACAGTATACCACTACCAGACTTTTCAAGTGAACTGGATCATTGCAGCATTGACACTTTCTTCAACA GTCAAGTAAAAAGTTATCGGATGAACCAAGAACAAGGACAGAGACTGAAGAGCCCCCATGATGAAGCAGGGTATTTAGCCCTTGGCAGTAATCAAACAGGAGACATGAATCCTGATAAATTGAACATGGATAAGCTCAAGCGAGAAAGCTCTAGCACTGAGGTGTATCAGAAAACTGAAAGATACTTGCATTCTGGTGGAGCTAGGAACTTCTATCTTGGAGGGGCTGAAGAATATACAGCATGTCAACAACTTTTTGATTTGAGTACTTTTCATAAAAGAAAGGCTtacccctgtaattgtaaagggaatcaaatccagggcctagaaaatttttgcatcaaattgggtccctag